A genomic region of Colletotrichum destructivum chromosome 5, complete sequence contains the following coding sequences:
- a CDS encoding Putative glycosyl hydrolase family 92, alpha-1,2-mannosidase, with the protein MRRLTVMYMALAVAAQSADLSSYVLTDTGTVAGGNAFPGVSRPLGMVKIGPDLENGVDAYSGYLPDGHFIGFSMLHEHGTGGAPKYGVVNQMPVVGAVDNPLTQNTDTRAQPDETEVGHYKSFLSSGVVVELGATERAGLYQYSFPGNGSTQGNVIVDVSHVLPSYRGQGLGQNYLGGKIEVVEADDGLHYEGHGYYNNGWNRAEEWQVFFCGYFDRPAAYKTFLGVDRKSTSLAKYGNETSHESRTQRLGAIFTFEDATVRSRVGVSFISTTQACKNVNSEIPADRSFSSVRRATREAWNSKVLSKVKTTETETRKLNQLYSALYFMNLLPTNKTGENPLWKSSEPYYDDVFTFWDTFRCTTSLLHILQPEAYEEFIRSMIDIWRHEGYVSDARSSFYNGAVQAGSNSDNVFADAYVKGVRGAVNWDDGLLAMLKNGEVTPPPNNDPRERSGSTKEGRGALPDWLDLGWISPRFARAVTRAVEYSVNDFNIYQVAKGLGVSDVAKRYLKRSRNWRNHWNKNMTAHGFSGFMGPRNADGSFPPQDPLNCGGCYWAEAYYQATPWEYSFNAHHDVAHLVNLMGGAQRFSDRLEKTFEPGQYAGNGAFGNTIFNPGNEPSFGTPYLFNFVNKQHLSVERSRFVAKSYYKPAPNGLPGNSDAGAMESWLLWNMIGLYPLTGQTTFLIGSPWFSDLTISLGDGRELKVSSTGGSEDAYYVQSLHVNGKQWDKAWVTWGDIFANGGTLEFELGSAPKEWATGDLPPSPASAEDEEEAEVAALRQQPQRRMFQDEQKTIG; encoded by the exons ATGCGCCGACTTACTGTTATGTACATGGCTTTGGCCGTGGCAGCGCAGTCTGCCGACCTCTCTAGCTATGTTTTGACAGAC ACTGGCACCGTGGCTGGTGGAAATGCGTTTCCGGGCGTATCTCGACCGTTAGGCATGGTTAAGATCGGACCCGACCTGGAGAACGGAGTTGATGCTTATTCTGGCTACCTGCCTGATGGCCACTTCATCGGCTTTTCTATGCTTCACGAACatggcaccggcggcgcccccaAATACGGCGTGGTCAACCAGATGCCTGTCGTTGGTGCCGTCGACAACCCTCTGACTCAAAACACCGACACCAGGGCGCAGCCAGATGAGACTGAAGTCGGCCACTACAAGTCTTTCCTCAGCTCTGGAGTTGTAGTCGAGCTGGGAGCCACGGAGAGGGCAGGATTGTACCAGTACAGTTTCCCGGGGAACGGCAGCACCCAGGGGAACGTCATTGTGGACGTCTCGCATGTTCTGCCATCATACAGAGGACAGGGTCTCGGCCAAAACTATCTGGGAGGTAAGATTGAAGTGGtggaggccgacgacggtcttCACTACGAGGGCCATGGCTACTATAATAAT GGATGGAACCGTGCTGAGGAATGGCAGGTATTCTTCTGTGGATACTTCGACCGTCCGGCAGCGTATAAAACAtttctcggcgtcgaccgcAAGTCAACGAGCCTCGCTAAATACGGCAACGAGACGAGCCACGAGTCTAGAACGCAGCGCTTGGGTGCCATCTTCACTTTTGAAGATGCCACCGTAAGATCAAGAGTTGGAGTCTCATTCATCTCGACCACTCAAGCATGCAAGAATGTTAACTCGGAAATCCCCGCAGACAGAAGCTTCTCATCTGTGAGGCGAGCTACACGAGAAGCATGGAACTCTAAGGTTCTCTCCAAGGTCaagacgacggagacggaaACGCGGAAATTGAACCAGCTGTACTCGGCCCTGTACTTCATGAACTTGCTGCCCACTAacaagacgggcgagaaTCCGCTCTGGAAGTCATCGGAGCCTTACTACGATGACGTCTTTACGTTCTGGGATACA TTCCGCTGCACCACTTCCCTCCTCCACATCCTCCAGCCCGAGGCTTACGAGGAGTTTATCCGCTCCATGATCGATATTTGGCGGCACGAGGGTTACGTCTCGGACGCTCGATCCTCCTTTtacaacggcgccgtccaggccgggtccaacagcgacaacgtcttcgccgacgcTTATGTCAAGGGCgtccgcggcgccgtcaacTGGGACGACGGTCTCTTGGCCATGCTCAAAAATGGCGAGGTGACACCCCCTCCCAACAACGACCCGCGTGAACGCTCCGGCTCCACCAAGGAGGGCCGCGGCGCCCTCCCGGACTGGCTCGATCTCGGCTGGATCTCGCCCCGCTTCGCCCGCGCCGTCACCCGAGCCGTCGAGTATTCGGTCAACGACTTCAACATCTACCAGGTCGCCAAAGGGCTGGGCGTTTCTGACGTCGCCAAAAGGTACCTGAAGCGGTCCAGGAATTGGCGCAACCACTGGAACAAGAATATGACGGCCCATGGCTTCAGCGGTTTCATGGGCCCGcgcaacgccgacggcagcttCCCGCCTCAAGACCCCCTCAACTGCGGCGGCTGCTACTGGGCCGAGGCGTACTACCAGGCCACACCGTGGGAATACTCGTTCAACGCGCATCACGACGTCGCGCACCTCGTCAACCTGATGGGTGGGGCACAGCGCTTCTCCGACAGGCTGGAGAAGACATTCGAGCCGGGCCAGTACGCGGGCAACGGTGCCTTTGGCAACACCATCTTCAACCCGGGCAACGAGCCCTCCTTCGGGACGCCATACCTGTTCAACTTTGTCAATAAACAGCACCTCTCGGTGGAGCGCTCCCGCTTCGTCGCAAAATCTTATTACAAGCCTGCGCCCAACGGCTTGCCAGGCAACTCTGACGCTGGCGCCATGGAGTCTTGGCTGTTGTGGAATATGATTGGGCTGTACCCTCTGACGGGTCAGACGACCTTTCTCATCGGCTCACCGTGGTTCTCGGACCTGACCATCTCGCTCGGTGACGGGCGCGAGCTCAAGGTATCGTCCACGGGGGGCTCCGAAGACGCGTATTACGTGCAGAGCCTGCACGTCAATGGCAAGCAGTGGGACAAGGCGTGGGTGACTTGGGGGGACATCTTCGCCAACGGCGGGACTCTGGAATTTGAGCTGGGCTCTGCACCAAAGGAATGGGCGACCGGTGATCTGCCGCCTAGTCCTGCCAGCgcagaggacgaagaggaagcggAGGTCGCGGCGCTGAGGCAGCAGCCTCAACGACGAATGTTTCAGGATGAACAGAAGACTATCGGATAG
- a CDS encoding Putative zn(2)Cys(6) fungal-type DNA-binding domain-containing protein produces the protein MGRKPNPVIGEYFTRGPKLADSSNRYPHTCKLCGENFPKGRGEVLHKHITEKCPAITPEERINAALGFAGLHSGSSAPRSMNLTVNQLDAAAAEATPEAPENWSALRTLAEASRQVGENEMGAPSVSGRDASESVARQLGIGFEVQEQFTLENPPVSYDNRPGRELKESTSNDSTNPLSYLTTEEKMEHLQAATQQQTQLPLDSSDLSVAVAATARLTNSLMDPQLTTEPTEPQVLSPVMSPTESCKPEPPVNNSSPVITQQLQQQQQQQQQQQQQQPQPPQQPWGEMTYMTTNHNPTVATHVAPIAPPNRGGTRMPIGNGTQSEHKRKAYNPARRKEVQAARKKGACIRCRILRKTCGTNDPCDQCRKIQGPRHWTYPCVRTRLNQELTLYSAALIVVLAQTRVKHARQNYQLLSNGTSLVVSLWEDSPSLTLAALVTPRPQQPVTEDSEQANADIKPVYQVVMIDQDKEDLPARMEDFLKSILPTLIQREPSHFMQVVLEAAQKFPQEKMTGKNLKLAIELWGLIEILDRERGWYIAEERDGVVSPRGPEEFAGSDDQDIYNLITFQLSAATERKANNVSNKLISELQRCLENGKARINFDVYLSILILLHCLEKTTWTFKVWEMDDFRQRWPLDRPPAMYVNQGREIADLLKMLLTLRKAHPKTFRTLDGRLSLIDVGDSDFVMMAEFFEALNLDYDDVVQKLETCAFSPETSRSLELHFCSQVLLPPKEGDHTHHVAAASSSGHSTPPPPPPPPPGPSPDAGPTSLASPPTSSQPLLPPSLP, from the exons ATGGGACGGAAACCTAACCCTGTGATTGGGGAGTATTTCACTCGGGGCCCTAAACTTGCAGACTCCAGCAACCGTTATCCGCACACATGCAAGCTGTGCGGCGAAAACTTCCCCAAAGGCCGTGGTGAAGTCTTGCATAAACACATCACCGAGAAGTGCCCTGCCATCACCCCGGAGGAGCGCATCAACGCCGCACTCGGGTTCGCAGGACTTCATTCTGGTTCTTCAGCACCCCGGTCAATGAATCTCACCGTCAACCAGCTCGATGCCGCTGCGGCGGAAGCCACACCTGAGGCACCGGAAAATTGGTCCGCCCTCCGCACCCTTGCCGAAGCCTCTCGTCAGGTCGGGGAAAATGAAATGGGCGCTCCTTCGGTTTCCGGTCGCGATGCGTCCGAGTCGGTTGCGCGCCAGCTTGGAATCGGCTTTGAGGTTCAAGAGCAGTTCACCTTAGAAAACCCACCTGTGAGCTATGATAATCGACCTGGTCGTGAGCTTAAGG AGTCCACGTCCAATGACAGCACCAATCCTCTAAGTTACCTCACTACTGAGGAGAAGATGGAACACCTTCAAGCTGCGACTCAGCAACAAACCCAACTTCCCCTGGATTCCTCAGATCTATCGGTTGCTGTCGCCGCGACCGCGCGTCTCACCAACTCCCTCATGGACCCCCAATTGACTACCGAGCCTACCGAACCCCAGGTCTTAAGTCCCGTCATGTCGCCAACCGAATCTTGCAAACCAGAGCCTCCCGTCAACAACTCTAGCCCTGTTATAACGCAGCAActtcaacagcagcagcagcagcagcagcaacagcagcagcagcaacctcAGCCGCCTCAACAGCCCTGGGGTGAGATGACTTACATGACTACCAACCACAACCCCACTGTTGCGACTCATGTGGCCCCTATTGCACCACCCAACAGAGGCGGCACGAGGATGCCGATTGGAAACGGGACCCAGAGCGAGCACAAGCGCAAGGCTTACAATCCGGCTCGGCGTAAGGAAGTCCAGGCTGCCCGCAAGAAGGGCGCCTGCATTAGATGTCGCATCCTCCGCAAGACGTGTGGCACCAACGACCCCTGTGACCAGTGCCGAAAAATTCAGGGACCTCGTCATTGGACCTATCCTTGCGTTCGCACCCGTCTTAACCAAGAGCTGACTCTCTACTCGGCCGCCTTGATAGTGGTCTTGGCGCAGACTAGAGTGAAGCACGCTCGACAAAACTACCAGTTGCTTTCAAACGGCACCTCTCTTGTCGTTTCCCTATGGGAGGACAGTCCGAGTCTGACACTTGCCGCACTCGTCACTCCCCGACCTCAGCAACCTGTCACCGAAGATTCGGAACAGGCCAATGCAGACATCAAACCAGTCTATCAGGTCGTCATGATCGACCAAGACAAGGAGGATCTTCCTGCCCGCATGGAGGATTTTCTGAAGTCCATCCTGCCGACCTTGATCCAGCGCGAGCCGTCACACTTTATGCAAGTTGTCTTGGAGGCTGCTCAGAAGTTCCCCCAGGAAAAGATGACCGGCAAGAACCTGAAGCTGGCCATAGAGCTCTGGGGTCTTATTGAGATCCTCGACCGGGAACGCGGCTGGTACATTGCCGAAGAGCGCGATGGCGTCGTGTCGCCTCGTGGCCCCGAGGAGTTTGCTGGAAGCGACGACCAGGACATCTACAACTTGATCACTTTCCAGCTGTCCGCGGCGACGGAGCGCAAGGCAAACAACGTGTCTAACAAGCTCATCAGCGAGCTTCAGCGCTGCCTGGAGAACGGCAAGGCCCGTATCAATTTTGACGTCTACCTCTCGATCTTGATTCTCCTCCATTGTCTCGAGAAGACGACCTGGACCTTCAAGGTGTGGGAGATGGACGATTTCCGTCAGCGTTGGCCCCTCGACCGCCCTCCCGCCATGTACGTCAACCAGGGTCGAGAAATTGCCGACCTACTCAAGATGCTCCTGACTCTCCGAAAGGCCCACCCAAAGACGTTCCGAACCCTTGACGGGCGTCTCAGTCTTATTGATGTTGGCGACTCCGACTTTGTGATGATGGCCGAGTTTTTTGAAGCTTTGAACCTGGACT ATGACGATGTTGTCCAGAAGCTAGAGACATGTGCCTTTAGTCCTGAGACGTCCCGGTCTCTGGAGCTTCATTTCTGCAGTCAAGTATTGCTCCCGCCAAAGGAGGGCGACCACACTCACCATGTCGCTGCTGCGTCAAGTTCTGGCCATAGcacaccgccaccaccaccaccccctcctccaggccCCAGCCCTGACGCCGGCCCTACCTCCCTggcctcccctcccacttcctcccagccgctgctgccacCGTCTCTGCCATAG